Genomic segment of Gemmatimonadota bacterium:
GGCCGGTGACCAGCTCCACGCCGCGCCGCAGTGTCGCGCCCCCCAGGAGCTCGAGTACGTACGGCGGCGCGGAGTTCAACGCGGTTCAGTCTGCGTTCAGAATGGATTCGGAGGATCGCTCATACTTATGCGCGCCGCAGCCCGCGGCAACTCCGCCGCCCTGTGCCGCGCCCGCCGTATGCCACCCGATTCCAGGGCGCGCGCGGCAGCGGAGGAGCCACGGGGACTGCGATCAATCTCAACTTTCTTGCGGAGGTGGAAGATGAAGTACCTCGTCACCATGGACTTCGTGGACCCGGGTCCGCTCCTGCCGCTGCAGGGGTTCGCCGACATGCTGGACCAGTTGGTGATTCCCGGGCTGGAGGCGTGCGCGCGGCTCGAGGCGGAAGGGAAGATCGCGGGCGGCCTACTGGCCGGCGCCCGCGCGCTCGCGTTCCTTGCCGAGGCCGGCTCCAACGAGGAGCTGGACGCGTTGCTGCACGGCCTGCCATTCTGGGGCGTGCTGCGCACGACAACCACGCCGCTCCAGAGCTTCGCCAACCGGGCCAGTCAGGATCGGCGCGCCCGGGACCAGCTTCGAGCCATGGCTCGCTGAGCGGCGGCTCGCTCGGGGACCGGGGGCCCAACCCGAGATGTGCCCCGACGGCCTCGGCTAGCGGCCAGGTCCCCGCGCCGTTCCCGCGCAGCTGGTGCTCACCGTACTTGTGAGCTCGACCACTAGCTTCGCGGGGTCGGGACCACCTCGAGGGCCGGCGCCGCCGTGGTGACCTGGCGCGCGGCCGCCTCGATCAGCTTCTGCACGTCCAGTCCCAGGACGGAGGACATGGCCTCGATGACGCGCAGCGCGGCGTGCACGCGTTGATTGGCGGCGGCGGCGACGGCGTCGCCCCGGCCACCGTCCAGTACCACGACGCGGTCGATCTCGATGCCTTTGACCGCTTCCACCGCTACGCCCAGCAGTGCTGGCAGCTTCTCGGCGAGAAAGACGGCTACTGCCTGATCGCCCGCCGCTCGGATCTGCTCAGCGAGCATCTGCAGCACCTGGGCCTGCGCTCTGCCGTTCTCCAGGATGGAGGCCGCGGCGCCCCGCGCCGCCGCCTCCGCGGCGGCCTGCTCCGCCTGGGCCGGGATCACCGTCTCCGCCTGAAGCCGCAACTTGTCGCGTTCAATGTGCTGCTGCTCGAGCGCCCGCTGCCGCTCGACTTCCGCGATCTCGACGTTCACCTTGGCCAGCCGCTCGGCCGCCTCACCCTCCTGGTTGAGCTGCGCCTGCCGGACGCGCGTCTGCGTCCACTCTTCGGCAACCTGCTTCTCGTTGCGCGCCTTGGCCACCTCTTGCTGGCGACGGTTGTCCGATTCCGCGATCTCCGCCTGCCGGATGACCTCCGCGGTCATGCGCCGGCCGACCGCGGCCAGGTAGCCCACGTCATCGGAGACGTTCTGGATCTTCAAGGTGTCGAGCTGCAGCCCCAGCTTGTGCAGGTCCTGATCGGCTTCCTGCGTCAGCTCTGCGGCAAAGCGCAGGCGGTCCTCATTGACCTCCTCCGGCGTAAGGGTGGCCAGCACACCGCGCAGGTTGGCGGAAAGCGTCTCCTTGGCCAACCCCTCGATCTGCGCCGGCGTCTTCCCCAACAAGCGCTCGACGGCGTTGTGAAACGACGCCTCGGGTTCGGAGGCGATCTTCACATTGGCCACTGCTTGCACGGTCAGCGGGATGCCACCCTTGGAAAAAGCGTTGTGCACCGAAAGCTCGATGGGAATGGTAGCCAGCGACATATGCTTGACTTCTTCGATAATGGGCACGCGCAGTGTGCGGCCCCCGCTCACCACCCGATAGCCGATCCTGCGCCCACTGCTCAGCGCGCGGCCCCGGCCGGTAATCACCGCGGCCGCGTTCGGCGGCACAATGACCGTCAGTCTGCGGATGGTGCTGATGAGCACCACAGTGGCGAACAAGACCATCCCGCCGATGACCACTCCGGAAAACGGATCTAGGTTGAACATGGAGGTTCTCCTGTCAGCGCCCTGCCGGTCAAAAGCTCAATGGGCGGGTGTCAGTTCGCTCAGCGGAGCCACCAGCGCGGTTCCGCCCTGGATGTCCATGATGACGACGGACCTCCACTGCTGCAGCTCCGGGGCGTCCGCATCATACGGCCTGGCCAGCAGCTCGACGGTGCGCTCCGCGCGCTGAACCAGGATCTTGCCCGGCATACGAGGCGACAGCGGCACCGTAACCGTGGCATGCAGGCCAATGAATTCCTGGTCACCAGCCGGCTCTCCCGATTCCGTGGCCCGCAGGTAACGGAACACGGTTGCGCTGATTCCGGCCACGAG
This window contains:
- a CDS encoding flotillin family protein, translated to MFNLDPFSGVVIGGMVLFATVVLISTIRRLTVIVPPNAAAVITGRGRALSSGRRIGYRVVSGGRTLRVPIIEEVKHMSLATIPIELSVHNAFSKGGIPLTVQAVANVKIASEPEASFHNAVERLLGKTPAQIEGLAKETLSANLRGVLATLTPEEVNEDRLRFAAELTQEADQDLHKLGLQLDTLKIQNVSDDVGYLAAVGRRMTAEVIRQAEIAESDNRRQQEVAKARNEKQVAEEWTQTRVRQAQLNQEGEAAERLAKVNVEIAEVERQRALEQQHIERDKLRLQAETVIPAQAEQAAAEAAARGAAASILENGRAQAQVLQMLAEQIRAAGDQAVAVFLAEKLPALLGVAVEAVKGIEIDRVVVLDGGRGDAVAAAANQRVHAALRVIEAMSSVLGLDVQKLIEAAARQVTTAAPALEVVPTPRS